The Tenrec ecaudatus isolate mTenEca1 chromosome 6, mTenEca1.hap1, whole genome shotgun sequence genome has a window encoding:
- the CLEC12B gene encoding C-type lectin domain family 12 member B isoform X1 has translation MSEEVTYATLTFQNSAEAGNNQGPKLRKRGDPTPSAVWRWAVLSLITLCLLLLTGLVTLGIMYFQTSNIIDLDSEELSSFQKTTCQQQGNPSPQLSDYNFPTDEDFLKSQISNLLKKQEQMATKLCQQLVIEKSDHKCNPCPKMWQWHQNSCYYVQSTEEKTWSNSRQDCRDRNATLLKLDSSEEKDFLRSQLFPKLSFFWLGLSWNPHGRNWLWEDGSSPSVSLFSRNELAHINGSKGCAYFQKENIYASRCSAEISWVCEKTAALVKIEDLN, from the exons ATGTCTGAAGAAGTGACCTACGCGACACTCACATTTCAGAATTCGGCAGAAGCAGGAAATAACCAGGGTCCAAAGCTAAGAAAAAGAG GGGATCCAACTCCATCGGCTGTATGGCGTTGGGCTGTCCTGAGTCTGATAACCCTTTGTCTGTTGCTGCTGACTGGGCTGGTGACCTTGGGGATTATGT ATTTTCAGACATCGAATATCATTGACTTGGATTCCGAGGAATTGAGTTCATTTCAGAAAACTACCTGCCAACAGCAAGGTAACCCCTCCCCACAGCTGAGCGACTACAACTTTCCCACGGATGAGGACTTTCTCAAATCACAGATCTCCAATCTGTTGAAGAAGCAGGAGCAAATGGCCACCAAGCTCTGTCAGCAGCTTGTCATTGAAAAGTCAG ACCACAAATGCAATCCTTGTCCTAAAATGTGGCAATGGCACCAAAACAGCTGCTATTATGTTCAAAGTACTGAAGAGAAAACCTGGAGTAACAGTAGACAAGACTGCAGGGACAGGAACGCCACCCTGCTGAAGCTAGACAGCTCGGAAGAAAAG GATTTTCTCAGGTCCCAGTTGTTCCCCAAGTTGTCGTTCTTCTGGCTGGGATTATCGTGGAACCCACATGGCAGAAATTGGCTGTGGGAGGATGGTTCTTCTCCGTCTGTCTCCTT ATTCAGTAGGAATGAACTTGCCCACATCAATGGATCCAAAGGATGTGCTTActttcagaaagaaaatatttatgctTCCCGCTGCAGTGCTGAAATTTCTTGGGTTTGTGAGAAGACAGCAGCATTGGTAAAGATTGAAGATTTGAATTAA
- the CLEC12B gene encoding C-type lectin domain family 12 member B isoform X2, with amino-acid sequence MSEEVTYATLTFQNSAEAGNNQGPKLRKRGDPTPSAVWRWAVLSLITLCLLLLTGLVTLGIMYFQTSNIIDLDSEELSSFQKTTCQQQGNPSPQLSDYNFPTDEDFLKSQISNLLKKQEQMATKLCQQLVIEKSDHKCNPCPKMWQWHQNSCYYVQSTEEKTWSNSRQDCRDRNATLLKLDSSEEKDFLRSQLFPKLSFFWLGLSWNPHGRNWLWEDGSSPSVSFAEISWVCEKTAALVKIEDLN; translated from the exons ATGTCTGAAGAAGTGACCTACGCGACACTCACATTTCAGAATTCGGCAGAAGCAGGAAATAACCAGGGTCCAAAGCTAAGAAAAAGAG GGGATCCAACTCCATCGGCTGTATGGCGTTGGGCTGTCCTGAGTCTGATAACCCTTTGTCTGTTGCTGCTGACTGGGCTGGTGACCTTGGGGATTATGT ATTTTCAGACATCGAATATCATTGACTTGGATTCCGAGGAATTGAGTTCATTTCAGAAAACTACCTGCCAACAGCAAGGTAACCCCTCCCCACAGCTGAGCGACTACAACTTTCCCACGGATGAGGACTTTCTCAAATCACAGATCTCCAATCTGTTGAAGAAGCAGGAGCAAATGGCCACCAAGCTCTGTCAGCAGCTTGTCATTGAAAAGTCAG ACCACAAATGCAATCCTTGTCCTAAAATGTGGCAATGGCACCAAAACAGCTGCTATTATGTTCAAAGTACTGAAGAGAAAACCTGGAGTAACAGTAGACAAGACTGCAGGGACAGGAACGCCACCCTGCTGAAGCTAGACAGCTCGGAAGAAAAG GATTTTCTCAGGTCCCAGTTGTTCCCCAAGTTGTCGTTCTTCTGGCTGGGATTATCGTGGAACCCACATGGCAGAAATTGGCTGTGGGAGGATGGTTCTTCTCCGTCTGTCTCCTT TGCTGAAATTTCTTGGGTTTGTGAGAAGACAGCAGCATTGGTAAAGATTGAAGATTTGAATTAA